A genomic region of Papaver somniferum cultivar HN1 chromosome 7, ASM357369v1, whole genome shotgun sequence contains the following coding sequences:
- the LOC113296451 gene encoding aspartic proteinase CDR1-like: MGGTLLIFLLTITHVSLLLNSVIATLNPNIGFGLKMIHRDSKESPLYLGDRLTRDQRLQRLIEQSKARARYIESQILLEINATHSMNPDAARLRAIYDPGMFYVASVGLGTFPGNQLQRPFMNYYLVIDSGSDKTWLQCEGATKTFAQDMPLYPYPWKSSITFHPVPCNTHPLCTVHNCNSIQQCTYTSGYMGGSFTTGVFAKEKFTLGSNTSGAVESIDLYMGYGLFQDKIDGVFGGVVARILG; the protein is encoded by the coding sequence ATGGGGGGAACTCTTCTCATTTTTCTTCTAACAATTACTCATGTTTCACTATTATTAAACTCAGTCATTGCAACATTGAATCCAAACATAGGGTTTGGTTTAAAGATGATCCATAGAGACTCCAAAGAATCACCTCTATACCTAGGTGACCGTTTAACACGAGACCAGAGGCTTCAAAGACTCATCGAGCAATCCAAAGCTCGAGCACGTTACATCGAGTCACAAATATTACTAGAGATCAATGCAACACACTCCATGAATCCTGATGCTGCACGATTACGCGCAATTTACGATCCAGGAATGTTTTACGTTGCATCGGTTGGTTTAGGTACATTTCCTGGTAATCAACTACAACGACCATTCATGAATTACTATTTGGTGATTGATTCAGGTAGTGATAAGACATGGCTTCAGTGCGAAGGTGCCACTAAAACTTTCGCTCAAGATATGCCACTTTATCCTTATCCTTGGAAGTCGTCAATTACATTTCATCCCGTTCCTTGTAACACACATCCTCTTTGCACTGTACATAATTGCAATAGTATTCAACAATGCACTTACACATCAGGCTATATGGGTGGATCATTTACAACTGGTGTTTTTGCTAAAGAGAAGTTCACTCTAGGCTCCAACACTAGTGGTGCCGTCGAAAGCATCGATTTATACATGGGTTATGGTCTTTTCCAAGATAAAATTGATGGTGTGTTCGGTGGTGTCGTTGCAAGAATACTTGGTTAG